From a single Intestinibaculum porci genomic region:
- the hpt gene encoding hypoxanthine phosphoribosyltransferase: MHKDCKEILFTHDQIVKRCEDIGTQISEEYKGKNVILVGLLKGSIPFFAELAQHISLDVEFDFMAVSSYEGTESTGNVLVKKDISNDITGKDIIIVEDILDTGKTLHTVRAMLLEKGAASVEIATLLNKQERRLYPIQAKYVGFEIPNAFVIGYGMDYNENYRNLPYVGVLKEEVYS; this comes from the coding sequence ATGCATAAAGATTGTAAAGAGATCTTGTTTACACATGATCAGATCGTAAAACGGTGTGAAGACATTGGAACACAGATTAGTGAAGAATATAAAGGAAAAAATGTTATTTTAGTTGGTTTATTAAAAGGGTCTATCCCTTTCTTTGCGGAACTTGCTCAGCATATCTCATTAGATGTGGAGTTTGATTTCATGGCGGTAAGTTCTTACGAAGGAACGGAATCAACCGGTAACGTCTTAGTCAAGAAAGATATTTCTAATGATATTACAGGAAAAGATATTATTATTGTCGAAGATATCTTAGATACTGGCAAAACCTTACATACAGTACGCGCCATGCTGCTGGAAAAAGGTGCTGCTTCAGTTGAAATTGCAACCCTATTAAATAAACAGGAAAGACGACTTTATCCAATCCAGGCAAAATATGTCGGATTTGAAATTCCAAATGCGTTTGTCATTGGCTATGGCATGGATTATAACGAAAATTATCGTAACCTGCCTTATGTTGGTGTTCTTAAAGAAGAAGTCTATAGTTAA
- the ftsH gene encoding ATP-dependent zinc metalloprotease FtsH, with product MGKNKNLFKAILPWVIVLILLGSLVPILSNSGGSKTLSYSEFVSTVKNKPVSDVTLTPSNYVTEVKGTYTTTSDGESKKVDFTTTVPNTDSETKELMALFNTKKIKVTVKDSEQDNMIWSFVIGVIPYVILIGAMYFIFRNLNGAAGGNAKAFEFGNSRAKLEKNEKTRFSDVAGADEEKEEVQEIVDFLKNPKKFVDMGAKIPRGVLLVGPPGTGKTLLARAVAGEANVPFYFISGSEFVEMFVGVGAGRVRDMFKNAKANAPCIIFIDEIDAVGRQRGSGIGGGHDEREQTLNQLLVEMDGFEGNEGVIVLAATNRADVLDPALLRPGRFDRQIQVSNPDVRARAAILRVHARNKKFAPDVNFDNIAKRTPGFSGAQLANVLNEAALLAVRLNHVVITLDDVDEAIDRVIGGPAKHSRKYTEHERRLVAYHESGHAIIGLTLEDANQVQKVTIVPRGQAGGYNLMTPKQETYFETKNQLLATIAGFMGGRAAEEIFFGDISSGAANDIEQATRLARMMVTELGMSDLGPIKYDSGQNAVFLGRDYSQLSNTHSGQIAFEIDQQVRKIIDDAHKKATDIIIANKQKLETIAEALLEYETLNAEQIQSLYTTGKMPETFDGSVDPSATAEVPHSETSTSVSQSQTNSDDDLLDEMK from the coding sequence ATGGGAAAAAACAAGAATTTATTCAAGGCGATCTTACCTTGGGTGATTGTTTTAATCTTACTTGGTTCATTAGTGCCAATCCTTTCTAATTCTGGAGGATCGAAGACACTTTCTTATTCAGAATTTGTCTCAACGGTTAAAAATAAACCAGTAAGTGATGTCACTTTAACCCCAAGTAACTATGTTACGGAAGTAAAAGGGACATATACAACAACATCTGATGGTGAGAGTAAAAAAGTTGATTTCACAACCACTGTCCCAAATACCGACAGTGAAACAAAGGAATTAATGGCATTATTCAATACCAAAAAGATTAAAGTCACAGTTAAAGATTCGGAACAGGATAACATGATCTGGTCTTTCGTGATCGGGGTTATTCCTTATGTCATCTTAATTGGGGCGATGTATTTTATCTTCAGAAACTTAAATGGAGCCGCCGGTGGTAATGCGAAAGCATTCGAATTCGGTAACTCTCGTGCAAAGTTAGAGAAGAATGAAAAAACACGTTTCAGCGATGTTGCTGGGGCGGATGAAGAAAAAGAAGAAGTTCAGGAAATTGTCGACTTCTTAAAGAACCCTAAGAAATTCGTTGATATGGGGGCTAAAATTCCTAGAGGGGTCTTATTAGTAGGTCCTCCAGGGACAGGTAAAACATTATTAGCGAGAGCCGTAGCCGGAGAAGCGAATGTGCCATTCTACTTCATCTCTGGTTCTGAATTCGTTGAAATGTTCGTCGGTGTCGGGGCTGGCCGTGTTCGTGATATGTTCAAGAATGCGAAAGCCAATGCACCATGTATTATCTTCATCGATGAAATTGATGCCGTTGGTCGTCAGAGAGGTTCTGGGATCGGTGGCGGTCACGATGAACGTGAACAGACATTAAACCAGTTATTAGTAGAAATGGATGGTTTCGAAGGTAACGAAGGGGTTATTGTCTTAGCGGCTACCAACCGAGCTGACGTCTTAGACCCAGCCTTACTTCGTCCAGGTCGTTTCGACCGTCAGATTCAGGTTTCTAACCCTGATGTTCGTGCTCGTGCTGCGATTTTACGCGTTCATGCCCGTAATAAGAAGTTTGCACCAGATGTTAACTTTGATAACATCGCTAAACGTACACCAGGTTTCTCTGGGGCGCAGTTAGCCAACGTCTTAAATGAAGCTGCTTTATTAGCTGTTCGTTTAAACCACGTTGTTATCACGCTTGATGATGTCGATGAAGCCATTGACCGTGTCATCGGTGGTCCAGCGAAACATTCACGTAAGTATACAGAACATGAAAGACGTTTAGTTGCTTATCATGAATCTGGTCATGCGATTATCGGTTTAACTTTGGAAGATGCCAACCAGGTGCAGAAAGTTACCATCGTCCCTCGTGGTCAGGCTGGCGGTTATAACTTAATGACACCTAAACAGGAAACATACTTCGAAACGAAGAATCAGTTATTAGCTACGATTGCCGGTTTCATGGGTGGGCGTGCCGCTGAAGAAATCTTCTTTGGAGATATCTCATCAGGGGCAGCGAACGATATCGAACAGGCGACTCGTTTAGCGCGTATGATGGTTACTGAACTGGGGATGTCAGACTTAGGTCCAATCAAATATGATTCAGGGCAGAACGCCGTATTCTTAGGTCGTGACTATTCACAGTTATCCAATACCCATTCTGGTCAGATTGCTTTCGAAATTGACCAGCAGGTTCGTAAGATTATTGATGATGCGCATAAGAAAGCAACGGATATTATCATTGCGAATAAACAAAAACTAGAAACCATCGCGGAAGCGTTACTGGAATATGAAACATTAAATGCTGAACAGATCCAGTCACTTTATACCACTGGTAAAATGCCTGAGACATTTGATGGCAGTGTAGATCCATCAGCGACTGCTGAAGTCCCTCATTCAGAAACTTCAACGAGCGTAAGCCAGTCCCAGACGAATTCCGATGATGATTTATTAGATGAAATGAAATAA
- the tilS gene encoding tRNA lysidine(34) synthetase TilS, translating into MLEERLLDHQATYIVGVSGGCDSMALLDLLVTHHYHVIVAHVNYQLRNDTELDYQVVHDYCQSHEVPFHYKEVSHDDYQEGNFQAIARNIRYQFYQELYKQYHASGVILGHHFDDHVETIYMYLERGSESDYIGIQEKSIVKGMMIIRPLLHVYKRDLRSYCEHHQIAYHDDYTNFQTDFTRDLIRNTILNTYSDEEKQALALKAKALNKKRQEKQEAVWPLLEKYHQQGKISLDEIDEDLLYPFLYNLLKEAMQTKAIKRSLIEEVIHQIHSPKPNITFALSIHLLFIKEYNNIYVQTKHQEEGYSYQFDHLEIFDCDHFHVRLSGPLNNGVHVDEEDFPLTIRTFQSGDRIKMKGGTKKVSRLFIDRKIPAHLRKSYPLLCNAQGEIILIPEVAKRSEYTTTNPNVFVIK; encoded by the coding sequence ATGTTGGAGGAAAGACTGTTAGATCATCAGGCGACCTATATTGTAGGGGTATCTGGCGGCTGTGATTCGATGGCACTATTAGATTTACTGGTAACGCATCATTATCATGTCATTGTGGCTCATGTGAATTATCAGTTACGTAATGATACCGAATTAGATTATCAGGTTGTGCATGATTACTGTCAAAGCCATGAGGTTCCTTTCCATTATAAAGAAGTCAGTCATGATGATTATCAGGAAGGGAATTTTCAGGCGATCGCCAGAAATATACGTTATCAGTTTTATCAGGAACTTTATAAGCAGTATCATGCCTCAGGCGTCATCCTTGGGCATCATTTTGATGATCATGTGGAAACGATCTATATGTATCTAGAAAGAGGCTCAGAGAGTGATTATATTGGCATTCAGGAGAAAAGCATCGTTAAAGGGATGATGATTATCAGACCACTATTACATGTGTATAAACGTGATTTACGATCTTACTGTGAGCATCATCAGATTGCTTATCATGATGACTATACGAATTTTCAGACGGATTTTACCCGTGATCTGATCCGTAATACGATCTTAAATACGTATAGTGATGAAGAGAAACAGGCCTTAGCGTTAAAAGCAAAAGCGCTCAATAAAAAACGTCAGGAAAAGCAGGAAGCGGTTTGGCCATTATTAGAAAAGTATCATCAACAGGGGAAAATTTCTTTAGATGAGATTGATGAGGACTTATTATATCCGTTTCTCTATAACTTGTTGAAAGAGGCTATGCAGACGAAAGCGATTAAACGTTCCTTGATCGAAGAAGTCATTCATCAGATTCATTCGCCCAAGCCGAACATTACCTTCGCTTTATCAATTCATTTGTTGTTCATAAAAGAATATAATAATATCTATGTTCAAACAAAGCATCAGGAAGAAGGATACAGTTATCAGTTTGATCATCTGGAAATCTTTGACTGTGATCATTTTCATGTGCGGTTAAGTGGTCCGCTTAATAACGGGGTCCATGTGGATGAAGAAGATTTTCCGTTAACGATTCGCACGTTTCAAAGCGGTGATCGGATCAAAATGAAAGGCGGGACAAAGAAGGTGTCGCGACTCTTTATCGATCGCAAGATTCCGGCACATTTACGAAAAAGCTACCCGCTACTATGTAATGCGCAGGGAGAAATCATTTTAATTCCAGAAGTTGCAAAAAGAAGTGAGTATACAACTACAAATCCGAATGTTTTTGTGATAAAATGA
- a CDS encoding DUF2798 domain-containing protein has translation MPQSKKQDLLFSTMMSLLMVYLMTLYNIALENGQLALPYFLHALLGMWPEFVVIWIVNHFVVSKLAMRLAFRFVNPQKDHPMLVILSIQAMMVCCIVPYITLFATFFHHGFTATWFTQWITLLVECFPMAFCLQIFFVGPIIRNVFRGIMKIHNQAKA, from the coding sequence ATGCCACAATCAAAAAAACAGGATTTACTTTTTTCAACGATGATGTCTTTACTGATGGTCTATCTGATGACATTATACAATATTGCCTTAGAAAATGGACAATTAGCCTTACCTTATTTCTTACATGCCTTATTAGGTATGTGGCCAGAATTTGTCGTCATCTGGATTGTCAACCACTTCGTTGTCTCTAAGTTAGCCATGCGTCTCGCATTCCGCTTTGTCAATCCACAGAAAGATCATCCAATGTTAGTGATTTTATCGATTCAGGCGATGATGGTTTGCTGCATCGTCCCTTATATCACTTTATTTGCGACATTCTTTCATCATGGATTTACTGCCACTTGGTTCACCCAGTGGATTACTTTATTAGTAGAATGTTTCCCAATGGCTTTCTGCTTACAGATTTTCTTTGTTGGACCAATCATTCGTAACGTCTTCAGAGGCATCATGAAAATACACAATCAGGCCAAAGCTTAA
- the dusB gene encoding tRNA dihydrouridine synthase DusB, with protein sequence MWKIGNVEIKHQIVLAPMAGITNVAYRKLVKEFGAGLVVSEMVSDKALCYGNQKTIDMLKVDEDEHPVAIQIFGGDPESMAQAAKFVEAHSACDIIDINMGCPVNKVLKAHAGSDLLRDPERAYAIVKAVVEAVDLPVTVKMRIGFDQKHINCVAFAKLMEKAGASALAVHGRTRSQFYEGHADWSYIKQVKEAVSIPVMGNGDVRTPEDAKRMLEETGCDAVMVGRAVLGNPWLISRMITYLETNVDPGDPSLEERFALCKKHAQKLINVMGERNAMREMRSHAPWYIKGLHGSAKIKNELTKVTTYKEMTDILDAYEHDIESYERG encoded by the coding sequence ATGTGGAAAATAGGAAATGTAGAAATTAAACATCAGATTGTCTTAGCGCCGATGGCGGGCATTACGAATGTGGCTTACCGCAAACTCGTGAAAGAGTTTGGGGCGGGCTTAGTCGTTTCGGAAATGGTCAGTGATAAAGCGTTATGTTACGGCAATCAAAAAACAATTGATATGTTAAAGGTGGATGAAGACGAACATCCGGTTGCCATCCAGATCTTTGGCGGTGATCCAGAGTCGATGGCCCAGGCGGCTAAGTTTGTGGAAGCCCACAGTGCCTGTGATATTATTGATATTAATATGGGCTGCCCCGTTAATAAAGTGCTCAAAGCGCATGCTGGCAGTGATCTCTTACGCGATCCCGAAAGAGCTTATGCGATTGTCAAAGCGGTTGTTGAAGCCGTCGATTTACCGGTAACAGTAAAAATGCGTATCGGTTTTGATCAAAAACATATCAACTGCGTGGCATTCGCCAAGTTAATGGAAAAAGCAGGAGCGAGCGCTTTAGCCGTGCATGGCCGTACCCGTTCGCAGTTTTATGAAGGCCATGCCGACTGGTCTTATATTAAACAGGTCAAAGAAGCGGTCTCGATCCCGGTTATGGGCAATGGTGATGTCCGGACGCCAGAAGATGCCAAAAGAATGCTCGAAGAAACGGGCTGTGATGCGGTCATGGTCGGACGCGCGGTGTTAGGTAATCCCTGGCTGATTTCACGGATGATCACCTACCTTGAAACCAACGTTGATCCTGGCGATCCAAGTTTAGAAGAACGCTTTGCATTATGTAAGAAGCATGCCCAGAAACTTATCAATGTGATGGGTGAACGCAATGCCATGCGAGAAATGCGTTCACATGCGCCTTGGTATATCAAGGGGCTGCATGGCTCGGCGAAAATCAAAAATGAATTAACCAAGGTCACAACGTATAAAGAGATGACCGATATATTAGATGCTTATGAGCATGATATAGAATCATATGAAAGAGGGTAA
- the hslO gene encoding Hsp33 family molecular chaperone HslO, producing the protein MKDYLVRGLVNKRNCRVFACTTKDLVNVAREKHDLWPCASAALGRLMSATLMMGAMNKSNDKLTVSLNGGGPIGTVLVTTHCDGKIKGFVGDPHVHYTYNDTGKLAVGVCVGRDGYLQVIRDMGLKEPITSQVPLQTGEIGDDLAYYFSASEQVPSVVSLGVLVGEDNVVKSAGGFIIQLLPEATDDDITFIENKLKDFPAVSQLLDEGKSPEEIMTMLFGDEVEFLETQDLFFECDCSKDKFSGALTTVPDEQLDAMINEDHGAEIKCQFCGKTYHFSEDELKEIKANKHA; encoded by the coding sequence ATGAAAGATTATTTAGTAAGAGGATTAGTTAATAAACGCAACTGTCGTGTCTTTGCTTGTACGACTAAAGACTTAGTTAATGTGGCCAGAGAAAAACATGACTTATGGCCATGCGCTTCAGCCGCTTTAGGCCGTTTAATGTCCGCGACATTGATGATGGGGGCGATGAATAAAAGTAATGATAAATTAACTGTTTCATTAAATGGCGGCGGCCCCATTGGGACGGTTTTAGTAACAACTCATTGTGATGGTAAAATCAAAGGCTTCGTTGGTGATCCTCATGTTCATTATACTTATAATGATACAGGTAAATTAGCAGTTGGCGTCTGTGTTGGTCGCGATGGTTATTTACAGGTGATTCGTGATATGGGCTTAAAAGAACCAATCACTTCGCAGGTTCCTTTACAGACCGGAGAAATTGGTGATGATCTCGCTTATTATTTCTCAGCCTCAGAGCAGGTACCATCCGTTGTTTCATTAGGTGTTTTAGTCGGTGAAGATAACGTTGTCAAATCAGCTGGCGGCTTTATTATTCAGTTATTACCAGAAGCAACCGATGATGATATCACCTTTATTGAAAATAAATTAAAAGACTTCCCAGCCGTTTCTCAGTTATTAGATGAAGGGAAGTCTCCAGAAGAGATCATGACGATGCTCTTTGGTGATGAAGTCGAATTCCTAGAAACCCAGGATCTCTTCTTTGAATGTGACTGTTCAAAGGATAAATTCTCTGGCGCTTTAACCACTGTTCCTGATGAACAGTTAGATGCCATGATCAATGAAGATCATGGGGCAGAAATCAAATGTCAGTTCTGTGGTAAGACTTATCACTTTAGTGAAGATGAATTAAAAGAAATCAAAGCTAATAAACATGCTTAA
- a CDS encoding GNAT family N-acetyltransferase produces the protein MIETERLLIRYLDQEDIDRLVTYRNKPEVARYQSWNHYSRFEAKGRIRYVQKHPYTGKPKDNTQLAITLKNGTLIGDLHLEVLNRNTVTIGYTLDSTYWGQGYGREAVRGLLEALKEFPQRKVIAYIYRQNDRSRKLLLDLGFHKFDESSFYDDEGYILRLDEEGS, from the coding sequence ATGATTGAAACAGAAAGACTACTCATCAGATATTTAGATCAGGAAGATATAGATCGTTTGGTAACTTATCGCAATAAACCGGAAGTGGCTCGCTATCAGTCGTGGAATCACTATTCCCGTTTTGAAGCGAAAGGGCGCATTCGCTATGTTCAGAAACACCCTTATACAGGCAAGCCTAAGGATAATACGCAATTAGCGATTACCTTAAAGAATGGCACTTTAATTGGTGATTTACATTTAGAAGTGCTTAACCGTAATACCGTGACCATCGGGTATACCTTAGATTCTACTTACTGGGGTCAGGGGTATGGCCGTGAAGCGGTGCGCGGTCTTTTAGAAGCCTTAAAAGAATTTCCGCAGCGGAAAGTTATTGCCTATATCTATAGACAAAACGATCGTTCTCGTAAACTGTTATTAGATTTGGGCTTTCATAAGTTTGATGAGTCATCTTTCTATGATGATGAGGGATATATCCTAAGATTAGATGAAGAGGGATCATAA